In Cicer arietinum cultivar CDC Frontier isolate Library 1 chromosome 7, Cicar.CDCFrontier_v2.0, whole genome shotgun sequence, a single window of DNA contains:
- the LOC101502311 gene encoding NDR1/HIN1-like protein 10, translating into MAGNQLNGAYYGPSIPPPKSHRRSSRHDDGCCCGCLSCICGCFRGCCGCIFNFILSIICKILTTIIIIVVILGFLFWLIVRPNVLKFTVTDASLSQFNFTNNNTLHYNLALNISIRNPNKRVGIYYDNIETLAFYKDVRFGSQTLGTFFQRHKNTSLLNPVFKGQQVVPLNSDQISEFDNEMKDGVYGIDVKVLLNVRFKLWLFKTGKVKPKVRCDLKVPLKSKNGTSLGNEFQVTDCDWDYKWRLFR; encoded by the coding sequence ATGGCCGGTAATCAATTAAACGGCGCTTATTACGGCCCTTCCATTCCGCCGCCGAAATCCCACCGCCGTTCAAGCCGCCACGACGACGGTTGTTGTTGCGGCTGTCTCAGCTGTATCTGCGGTTGCTTCAGAGGCTGTTGCGGCTGCATCTTCAACTTCATCTTAAGCATAATCTGCAAAAtcttaaccacaatcataatcatCGTCGTAATCCTCGGTTTCCTCTTCTGGCTCATCGTTCGCCCTAACGTTCTGAAATTCACTGTTACCGATGCATCGCTTTCTCAATTCAATTTCACAAACAACAATACACTTCACTACAATCTTGCACTCAACATCTCGATCCGAAACCCTAACAAAAGAGTTGGTATCTATTACGATAACATTGAAACGCTTGCGTTTTATAAAGATGTTAGGTTTGGTTCACAAACGCTTGGAACGTTCTTTCAACGCCATAAGAATACGAGTTTGTTGAATCCTGTTTTTAAAGGTCAGCAAGTTGTTCCTTTGAATTCTGATCAGATTTCGGAGTTCGATAATGAGATGAAAGATGGAGTTTATGGAATTGATGTTAAGGTTTTGCTTAATGTGAGGTTTAAATTATGGTTGTTTAAGACAGGGAAAGTTAAACCTAAGGTTCGTTGTGATTTGAAGGTTCCATTGAAATCCAAGAATGGAACTTCATTGGGTAATGAATTTCAGGTTACTGATTGTGATTGGGATTATAAATGGAGGTTGTTCCGTTAG